Proteins from a single region of Psilocybe cubensis strain MGC-MH-2018 chromosome 3, whole genome shotgun sequence:
- a CDS encoding E3 ubiquitin ligase complex SCF subunit sconC, with protein MVLLVTSDNEQFNADKDVVERSVLIKNMLEDVGESDQPIPLPNVSSSVMKKVLEYCEHHRGEPLPAADADQSQDETRKRTTDISEWDQKFITVDQEMLFEIILAANYLDIKSLLDVGCKTVANMIKGKTPEEIRKLFNIVNDFTPEEEAQIKKENEWAEDR; from the exons ATGGTTCTTCTCGTCACCTCCGACAACGAACAATTCAACGCCGACAAGGATGTTGTCGAGCGCTCGGTTTTGATTAAGAACATGCTTGAGG ATGTTGGCGAGTCTGACCAGCCCATCCCTTTGCCCAATGTCTCATCCAGTGTCATGAAGAAG GTTCTGGAGTACTGCGAACACCATCGTGGCGAGCCCCTTCCCGCAGCTGACGCTGACCAGAGCCAAGACGAGACGAGAAAACGCACGACTGATATCAGTGAATGGGACCAAAAATTCATTACGGTAGACCAGGAGATGCTGTTCGAAATCATTCTTGCGGCCAATTACCTCGACATCAAATCACTTCT CGATGTTGGATGTAAGACCGTCGCTAACATGATCAAGGGCAAGACCCCCGAGGAGATTCGCAAGCTCTTCAATATTGTTAACGACTTCACACCCGAGGAGGAG GCCCAGATCAAGAAGGAGAAC GAATGGGCAGAGGACCGATGA
- a CDS encoding Dynactin subunit 6, with translation MPPIRDKFTIHSKAVVCQDVELKGDITIGSGSIVHPKATIFAIAGPIVIGMGCIIEEGAILVNRRKEVMRIGDDNLFEIGCRIESPSIGNFNTFSTRSRVHHTVRVTSYCVIGAGALLVPTEDQTLEDYTVIYGPAAEQRTWSGRGKVQEADLRRKHAEYLREMLPKFNRLRRGDGT, from the exons ATGCCCCCAAT CCGCGACAAGTTTACAATCCACTCCAAAGCAGTTGTTTGCCAGGATGTCGAACTGAAGGGAGACATCACCATTGGCTCAG GGTCCATCGTACACCCCAAAGCCACAATATTTGCTATAGCCGGTCCTATCGTCATCGGAATGGGCTGCATAATTGAAGAGGGCGCGATCTTGGTCAATAG GCGTAAAGAAGTAATGCGTATTGGAGATGATAACCTCTTTGAAATTGGATGCC GCATTGAATCGCCTTCAATAGGAAACTTTAATACATTCTCAACGCGTTCAAGAGTACACCACACAGTTCGAGTAACGTCTTACTGCGTGATTGGGGCTGGAGCGCTACTAGTCCCAACGGAAGATCAAACACTCGAAGATTACACAGTTATATATGGCCCTGCTGCAGAACAAAGGACATGGAGTGGGAGAGGAAAAGTGCAGGAGGCCGATCTTAGACGAAAGCATGCCGAGTATTTGCGTGAAATGCTTCCCAAGTTCAACAGATTAAGGCGCGGTGATGGAACATGA
- a CDS encoding mRNA-capping enzyme subunit alpha encodes MPIPKLPGIVVPKYSDQDKWLKMHVARLCQFDNHERFPGSQPVSFASSDLAKLETQDFWVCEKSDGIRVLFLVVTNLDNNDQTAYLIDRHNEYRQIEGFFFPHHENPQLPLRSSLVDGELVIDVDPRTKQEKMRFLAFDCLVIDDQNVMSRPLDKRYGRLKQWFFKPHAKMLMDHPKMMEVQPFSIKVKDTRLSYHVENVFNDDIPALQHGNDGLIYTCVNSPYTPGTDPNILKWKPPSENSIDFKLVLRFPPTRYDEDEPDWTAKPVFLLHVWNGGGRYELYDDMYVNDDEWEELKKSGEQVDDRIVEVHWDSNISRWRMMRFRDDKPNGNHKSVVENIISSIADGVEKEALLERSNAIRAAWKARLGQPQQPQPQAHQYPHTNQMRPPPVPASITLGTTPRLEFRYGPLAQSRWSKVAGPPIVLGMKR; translated from the exons ATGCCCATACCAAAACTCCCCGGAATCGTTGTTCCAAAGTACTCTGACCAGGACAAATGGCTCAAAATGCATGTCGCTCGCTTGTGTCAGTTCGATAATCACGAAAG ATTTCCCGGAAGCCAGCCTGTCAGTTTTGCCTCTAGTGACTTAGCAAAATTAGAAACCCAAGA TTTCTGGGTCTGCGAAAAGTCGGATGGCATTCGAGTACTTTTCCTCGTGGTAACTAACCTGGATAACAATGATCAAACGGCCTATCTG ATAGACAGACACAATGAATACCGTCAAATCGAAGGCTTCTTCTTTCCCCACCATGAAAATCCCCAATTGCCGCTTCGAAGTAGCCTTGTCGACGGAGAACTTGTCATTGATGTTGATCCACGGACGAAACAG GAAAAGATGCGGTTCCTCGCCTTCGATTGCCTTGTAATCGATGATCAGAACGTTATGTCAAGGCCCTTAGACAAGAGATACGGA AGATTGAAGCAATGGTTTTTCAAACCCCATGCAAAAATGTTGATGGATCACCCCAAGATGATGGAAGTGCAGCCTTTTAG TATCAAAGTTAAAGACACCAGATTATCATATCACGTTGAGAATGTCTTCAACGATGACATTCCTGCTCTGCAGCATGGCAACGATGGGCTTATTTACACCTGCGTGAATTCGCCGTATACACCCGGCACTGACCCCAACAT ATTGAAGTGGAAACCACCATCCGAGAATTCGATCGACTTCAAACTTGTGCTTCGTTTCCCTCCCACACGatacgatgaagacgagccAGACTGGACTGCTAAACCTGTGTTCTTGTTACACGTCTGGAACGGGGGCGGGAGGTATGAGCTTTATGATGACATGTATGTAAATGATGACGAATGGGAGGA GTTAAAGAAGTCCGGCGAACAGGTTGACGACCGGATAGTAGAAGTCCACTGGGATTCCAATATTTCGCGATGGCGAATGATGCGCTTTAGAGACGACAAACCGAATGGAAATCACAAAAGTGTCGTCGAAAACATTATATCTAGCATTGCAGATGGGGTTGAAAAGGAAGCG CTTCTTGAAAGATCAAATGCTATCCGAGCAGCATGGAAAGCCCGCCTTGGACAACCCCAGCAGCCACAGCCACAGGCGCACCAGTACCCACACACAAATCAAATGCGACCTCCACCTGTTCCTGCTTCCATTACACTGGGCACTACACCGCGCCTAGAATTCCGATATGGTCCACTTGCACAATCGCGCTGGAGCAAAGTCGCCGGACCTCCCATCGTCCTGGGCATGAAACGCTGA